The following are from one region of the Macaca thibetana thibetana isolate TM-01 chromosome 2, ASM2454274v1, whole genome shotgun sequence genome:
- the TRIM59 gene encoding tripartite motif-containing protein 59, producing MHNFEEELTCPICYSIFEDPRVLPCSHTFCRNCLENILQASGNFYIWRPLRIPLKCPNCRSIIEIAPTGIESLPVNFALRAIIEKYQQEDHPDIVTCPEHYRQPLNVYCLLDKKLVCGHCLTIGQHHGHPIDDLQSAYFKEKDTPQKLLEQLTDTHWTDLTHLIEKLEEQKSHSEKMVQGDKEVVLQYFKELNDTLEQKKKSFLTALCDVGNLINQEYTPQIERMKEIREQQLELMTLTTSLQEESALKFLEKVDDVRQRVEILKQRPLPEVQPVEIYPRVSQILKEEWSRTEIGQIKNVLIPKMKISPKRMPCSWSDKDEKEIEFFKILNIVVVTLISVILMSILFFNQHIITFLNEITLIWFSEASLSVYQSLSNNLHEVKNILCHIFYLLTEFMWKIVSH from the coding sequence ATGCACAATTTTGAGGAAGAGTTAACTTGTCCCATATGTTACAGTATTTTTGAAGATCCTCGTGTACTGCCATGCTCTCATACATTTTGTAGAAATtgtttggaaaacattcttcaggcaTCTGGTAACTTTTACATATGGAGACCTTTACGAATTCCACTCAAGTGCCCTAATTGCAGAAGTATTATTGAAATTGCTCCAACTGGTATTGAATCTTTACCTGTTAATTTTGCATTAAGGGCTATTATTGAAAAATACCAGCAAGAAGACCATCCAGATATTGTCACCTGCCCTGAACATTACAGGCAACCATTAAATGTTTACTGTCTACTAGACAAAAAATTAGTTTGTGGTCATTGCCTTACCATAGGTCAACATCATGGTCATCCTATAGATGACCTTCAAAGTGCCTATTTCAAAGAAAAGGACACTCCTCAAAAACTGCTTGAACAGTTGACTGACACACACTGGACAGATCTTACCCATCTTATTGAAAAGCTGGAAGAACAAAAATCTCATTCTGAGAAGATGGTCCAAGGCGATAAGGAAGTCGTTCTCCAGTATTTTAAGGAGCTTAATGATAcattagaacagaaaaaaaaaagtttcctaacAGCTCTCTGTGATGTTGGCAATCTAATTAATCAAGAATATACTCCACAAattgaaagaatgaaggaaataagagagcaGCAGCTTGAATTAATGACACTGACAACATCTTTACAAGAAGAGTCTGCACTTAAATTTCTTGAAAAAGTTGATGATGTACGCCAGCGTGTAGAGATCTTGAAACAAAGACCACTTCCTGAGGTTCAACCTGTCGAGATTTATCCTCGAGTAAGCCAAATATTGAAAGAAGaatggagcagaacagaaatTGGACAAATTAAGAACGTTCTCATTCCCAAAATGAAAATTTCTCCAAAAAGGATGCCATGTTCCTGGTCTGATAAGGATGAAaaggaaattgaattttttaaaattttaaacattgttgTAGTTACATTAATTTCAGTGATACTGATGTCAATACTCTTTTTCAACCAACACATAATaacctttttaaatgaaatcactTTAATATGGTTTTCTGAAGCCTCTCTATCTGTTTACCAAAGTTTATCTAACAATCTGCATGAGGTAAAGAATATACTGTGtcacattttctatttgttgACGGAATTCATGTGGAAAATAGTTTCTCATTGA